The following are from one region of the Sphingomonas oryzagri genome:
- a CDS encoding pseudouridine synthase, with translation MAQLILFNKPYGVLSQFTDRGTDTARATLSDFIDLPGIYPAGRLDRDSEGLLLLTDDGKLQARIADPKFKLPKTYLVQIEGEPDDGALKQLRNGVQLNDGPTRPALVERIDDPALWPRDPPIRFRASIPDRWLKLTIREGRNRQVRRMTAAVGHPTLRLVRWAIGDWSVADLPPGQWRAA, from the coding sequence ATGGCGCAGTTGATCCTGTTCAACAAGCCCTATGGCGTGCTGAGCCAGTTCACCGATCGTGGCACCGATACCGCGCGGGCGACGCTGTCCGACTTTATCGATCTGCCGGGCATCTATCCCGCCGGCCGGCTGGATCGAGACAGCGAGGGGCTGCTTCTGCTGACCGACGACGGCAAGCTGCAGGCGCGGATCGCGGATCCCAAGTTCAAGCTGCCCAAGACGTATCTCGTCCAGATCGAAGGGGAGCCGGACGATGGCGCGCTGAAGCAATTGCGGAACGGCGTGCAGCTGAACGATGGCCCTACCCGCCCCGCGCTGGTCGAGCGCATCGACGACCCCGCCTTGTGGCCCCGCGATCCGCCCATCCGCTTTCGTGCCAGCATTCCCGATCGCTGGCTGAAGCTCACCATTCGGGAGGGGCGAAACCGTCAGGTCCGCCGGATGACGGCGGCGGTGGGCCATCCGACGCTGCGGCTGGTGCGATGGGCGATCGGGGACTGGTCGGTCGCGGACCTCCCGCCCGGCCAGTGGCGCGCGGCGTGA
- a CDS encoding NADPH:quinone oxidoreductase family protein yields the protein MKALLSRQPGGPETLELTDVPTPEPGKGELRIRVLACAINYPDVLIIEDKYQFKPPRPFAPGAEVSGVVDAIGEGVEGWAIGDRLIAVARDGGLAEAMIVPASGAIRMAADADPVEGAALIFTYGTTIHALIDRGQLKAGETLLILGAAGGIGLSAIEIGKAMGATVVAAVSSEEKAAAAREAGADRTIVYGRGPFDKEGSKALAQAFKDAVGPKGADVIYDPVGGDYAEPALRSIAWEGRYLVVGFPAGIPKLPLNLTLLKACDVRGVFWGAFVAREPERHRAHVAQLLDWWREGRIRPRIDRIYPLEQGGEAITRLASRSAIGKVVVRIDDA from the coding sequence ATGAAGGCGCTGCTTTCCCGCCAGCCCGGTGGCCCCGAGACGCTGGAACTCACCGATGTGCCGACGCCCGAGCCCGGCAAGGGCGAATTGCGCATCCGCGTGTTGGCCTGCGCGATCAACTATCCCGACGTGCTGATCATCGAGGACAAATACCAGTTCAAGCCGCCCCGCCCCTTCGCGCCGGGCGCCGAGGTCTCGGGCGTGGTCGATGCGATCGGCGAGGGCGTGGAGGGCTGGGCGATCGGCGACCGGCTGATCGCGGTAGCGCGCGACGGCGGATTGGCCGAGGCGATGATCGTGCCGGCCTCCGGCGCTATCCGGATGGCGGCCGATGCCGATCCGGTCGAGGGTGCGGCGCTGATCTTCACCTATGGCACGACCATCCATGCGCTGATCGATCGCGGGCAACTGAAGGCCGGCGAGACCCTGCTGATCCTCGGCGCGGCCGGCGGCATCGGTCTGTCCGCGATCGAGATCGGCAAGGCGATGGGCGCGACGGTGGTCGCCGCCGTCTCGAGCGAAGAAAAGGCTGCCGCAGCGCGCGAGGCCGGCGCCGATCGCACGATCGTCTACGGGCGCGGACCTTTCGACAAAGAAGGATCGAAGGCGCTCGCCCAGGCCTTCAAGGATGCGGTGGGACCAAAGGGCGCGGACGTGATCTACGATCCGGTCGGCGGCGACTATGCCGAACCGGCGCTGCGCAGCATTGCATGGGAGGGGCGTTATCTGGTCGTCGGCTTCCCGGCCGGTATCCCGAAGCTGCCGCTCAACCTGACGTTGCTCAAGGCTTGCGACGTGCGCGGCGTGTTCTGGGGCGCCTTCGTGGCGCGCGAGCCGGAACGCCATCGCGCCCATGTCGCGCAATTGCTCGACTGGTGGCGGGAGGGGCGCATACGCCCGCGCATCGATCGCATCTACCCGCTCGAACAGGGCGGCGAGGCGATCACGCGGCTAGCCAGCCGATCGGCAATCGGAAAGGTTGTCGTCCGCATCGACGACGCCTGA
- a CDS encoding alpha/beta fold hydrolase has translation MAARFIETNGVRLHVVEEGSGPLVLLCHGWPETAYSWRHQIGALAAAGYRVVAPDQRGYGASDAPEAVDAYDIAQLTGDLAGLVTALGAESAVVIGHDWGSNVAAHAALLRPDIFHALGLLSVPYVARSRTRPSARFERATRDREFYQAYFQQPGRVEAELEEDVRRALLGILYTAGGDRTHERPGDNRSFAFFAKGERMIDNLIVPDHLPHWLSADDLDVFTDQFRRSGFRGAINWYRNLDRNWAITPFLQGAKILQPTIYIAGSADGVPIMLADDVAAMDSLVPNLRGKHVLDGIGHWTQQEAPEAVTRLLLDFLGKLKAERG, from the coding sequence ATGGCCGCTCGCTTCATCGAAACGAATGGGGTCCGTCTCCATGTCGTCGAGGAAGGGAGCGGCCCCCTCGTCCTGCTGTGCCACGGCTGGCCCGAGACGGCTTACAGCTGGCGCCACCAGATCGGGGCGCTGGCGGCGGCGGGCTATCGCGTCGTGGCGCCGGATCAGCGAGGCTATGGGGCGAGCGATGCGCCGGAAGCCGTCGACGCCTACGACATCGCCCAACTTACCGGGGATCTCGCGGGTCTGGTGACGGCGCTCGGCGCGGAGAGCGCGGTCGTGATCGGGCATGACTGGGGCAGCAACGTCGCGGCGCACGCGGCGTTGCTGCGGCCGGACATCTTCCACGCGCTCGGCCTCCTGAGCGTTCCCTACGTCGCGCGCAGCCGGACACGGCCCTCAGCGCGGTTCGAGCGCGCGACGCGGGACCGGGAATTCTATCAGGCCTATTTCCAGCAGCCGGGCCGGGTCGAAGCGGAACTGGAAGAGGATGTGCGCCGCGCCCTGCTCGGCATCCTCTACACCGCCGGCGGCGATCGCACGCATGAACGGCCGGGCGACAACCGCTCCTTCGCCTTCTTCGCCAAGGGCGAACGGATGATCGACAATCTCATCGTGCCGGATCATCTGCCGCACTGGCTGTCGGCGGACGATCTGGACGTCTTCACCGATCAGTTCCGGCGATCCGGTTTCCGGGGGGCGATCAACTGGTATCGCAACCTCGATCGCAACTGGGCGATCACCCCGTTCCTGCAGGGCGCGAAGATCCTTCAACCCACCATCTACATCGCCGGATCCGCCGACGGCGTGCCGATCATGCTCGCCGACGACGTCGCGGCGATGGACAGCTTAGTGCCGAACCTGCGCGGCAAGCACGTCCTCGACGGTATCGGTCACTGGACACAGCAGGAGGCGCCCGAGGCTGTCACCCGGCTGCTGCTGGATTTTCTCGGCAAGCTCAAGGCGGAGCGGGGTTAG
- a CDS encoding TonB-dependent receptor has translation MHTKAKLCVAVSGAALFAATSFSNAMAQTAPAAATRPVATEDAPRSVDEIIVTAQKRSENLQNVPIVVTTVTKQLLQDSGVKDIKDLALLAPGLLVTSTTSEASTTARIRGIGTVGDNAGLESSVGIVIDGVYRPRNGVGFGDLGNVERIEVLKGPQGTLFGKSATAGVINILTAAPKNEFGLDAELEAGNYGAIGGSAEITGPIVKDKLAASLYFADRQRDGFFDVDTGQGPRTSTHDTNRDFYTIRGQLLFTPTDTFKARLIADYSKRHEECCIAVITRASQAPAPNLANNIVAALGGNDGDPEHPYRRQAYANQPDGQRVRDGGVSLQADWELGPGTLTSISAYRDWRTIAGFDADFSTADIDYLPPDKSNSTRFRTFSQELRYAGTSGNLDWLIGGFYSHERLNQNTSVRVGKDFTPYLSLLFSSLVEGHPDPTFLQTGLTFPFVGGVNYAAGSGSLDRYRQLDKTYALFTNETYHFNDALSFNVGLRYSIDQKILNQTSSNIGNGSGCAAANAAFGILEAVNPEAAAQLAQVNETMCLPFLSPGYNNFTNRQSHTEHVPTGTAKLAYRFGPQLMVYASYARGYKAGGFNLDRVQCTVGEADCLPGSAAVITPIRNTRFSDETNNAFEVGEKATLLDRKLLLNAALFYQSYKNFQLNTFNGLVFVVDSIPKVISKGIDADFVWFASPKLTFQGGLTVADTRYHLTGTELADLELRTGYQGGRHSRLSLAPLYSASLSGTYTQPIGEDYQLRFNMGAKYSSKYNTGSDLDPGKEQKGYVLANARLGFGPSNHRWSVEMWTENMFDTHYKQVAFDNGFQNVPTNATGVLDAFLGAPRTFGATLRLHY, from the coding sequence ATGCACACCAAGGCCAAGTTGTGCGTTGCCGTGTCTGGCGCGGCGCTGTTCGCCGCGACTTCGTTTTCAAATGCGATGGCGCAGACCGCGCCCGCTGCGGCGACCCGTCCGGTCGCAACGGAAGACGCGCCGAGAAGCGTCGACGAGATCATCGTCACCGCGCAGAAACGCTCCGAAAATCTCCAAAACGTCCCCATCGTCGTCACGACCGTGACGAAGCAGTTGCTGCAGGACAGCGGCGTGAAGGACATCAAGGATCTGGCACTGCTCGCCCCCGGTCTGCTCGTCACCTCGACGACCAGCGAAGCGTCCACGACGGCGCGCATCCGCGGCATCGGAACGGTGGGCGACAATGCCGGGCTCGAATCCTCGGTCGGCATCGTGATCGATGGCGTCTATCGCCCGCGCAACGGCGTCGGCTTCGGCGACCTCGGCAATGTCGAGCGGATCGAGGTGCTGAAAGGCCCGCAAGGTACCCTGTTCGGCAAATCGGCGACGGCCGGCGTGATCAACATCCTCACCGCCGCACCCAAGAACGAGTTCGGCCTCGACGCCGAACTGGAAGCCGGCAATTACGGCGCCATCGGTGGCTCGGCGGAGATCACCGGGCCGATCGTGAAGGACAAGCTCGCCGCGAGCCTCTATTTCGCCGATCGTCAGCGCGACGGCTTCTTCGACGTTGATACCGGCCAGGGCCCACGCACCTCCACCCACGATACCAATCGCGATTTCTACACGATCCGCGGCCAACTGCTGTTCACGCCGACCGACACGTTCAAGGCGCGCCTGATCGCCGACTATTCGAAGCGGCACGAGGAATGCTGCATCGCCGTCATCACGCGCGCCAGCCAGGCGCCCGCGCCCAACCTCGCCAACAACATCGTCGCGGCGCTGGGCGGCAACGACGGCGACCCCGAACATCCCTATCGCCGCCAGGCCTACGCCAACCAGCCCGACGGCCAGCGGGTCCGCGACGGCGGCGTATCGCTGCAGGCCGATTGGGAACTGGGGCCGGGCACCCTCACCTCGATCAGCGCCTATCGCGACTGGAGGACGATCGCCGGCTTCGATGCCGATTTCTCCACTGCCGACATCGACTATCTGCCCCCGGACAAGAGCAATTCCACGCGCTTCCGGACGTTCAGCCAGGAGCTGCGCTACGCTGGCACATCGGGCAATCTCGACTGGCTGATCGGCGGCTTCTACAGTCACGAGCGGCTGAACCAGAATACCAGCGTCCGCGTCGGCAAGGACTTCACGCCCTATCTCAGCCTGCTCTTCTCCTCGCTGGTGGAGGGCCATCCCGATCCGACATTCCTGCAGACCGGGCTGACCTTCCCGTTCGTCGGAGGCGTGAACTATGCGGCGGGATCGGGGTCACTCGATCGCTATCGCCAGCTCGACAAGACCTACGCGCTGTTCACCAACGAGACCTACCATTTCAACGACGCGCTGAGCTTCAACGTCGGGCTGCGCTATTCGATCGACCAGAAGATCCTCAACCAGACGAGCAGCAATATCGGCAACGGGTCCGGCTGCGCAGCGGCGAATGCGGCGTTCGGGATTCTGGAGGCGGTGAACCCGGAAGCGGCGGCACAACTCGCGCAGGTCAACGAGACGATGTGCCTGCCCTTCCTCAGCCCCGGCTACAACAATTTCACCAACCGCCAGTCGCATACCGAACATGTGCCGACCGGAACGGCCAAGCTCGCCTATCGTTTCGGGCCGCAGCTGATGGTCTATGCCTCCTACGCGCGCGGCTACAAGGCGGGCGGCTTCAACCTCGATCGCGTCCAGTGCACGGTCGGCGAGGCGGATTGCCTGCCGGGCAGCGCGGCGGTGATCACGCCGATCCGCAACACGCGGTTCAGCGACGAGACCAACAACGCCTTCGAGGTCGGCGAGAAGGCGACCCTGCTCGATCGCAAGCTGCTGCTGAACGCCGCGCTCTTCTACCAGAGCTACAAGAACTTCCAGCTCAATACCTTCAACGGCCTGGTGTTCGTCGTGGATTCGATCCCGAAGGTGATCAGCAAGGGCATCGATGCCGATTTCGTTTGGTTCGCCTCGCCGAAGCTCACCTTCCAGGGCGGCCTGACGGTGGCCGATACGCGCTATCACCTGACCGGCACCGAGTTGGCCGATCTCGAACTGCGCACCGGTTACCAGGGCGGCCGCCATTCGCGCCTGTCGCTGGCCCCGCTCTACTCGGCTTCGCTGTCCGGCACCTATACCCAGCCGATCGGGGAGGATTATCAGCTGCGTTTCAATATGGGCGCGAAATATTCCTCGAAATACAATACCGGTTCCGATCTCGATCCGGGGAAGGAGCAGAAGGGGTACGTGCTGGCCAATGCCCGGCTCGGCTTCGGCCCCAGCAACCACCGCTGGTCGGTCGAGATGTGGACCGAGAACATGTTCGACACCCACTACAAGCAGGTTGCGTTCGACAACGGCTTCCAGAACGTGCCGACCAACGCGACCGGCGTGCTGGACGCCTTCCTCGGCGCGCCGCGCACCTTCGGCGCGACGCTCAGGCTGCATTACTGA
- a CDS encoding reverse transcriptase-like protein, whose protein sequence is MARGVKIFFDGGYRPSTGMETAIVVGGRSFIRRDHGAGNSMAAEWLALIEAMRHASERALVDPVLLGDAAAVIAQANGTARCPPSCADHLRTFLALPRPPGRVRIRYVKRSQNLAGIALAGLRDR, encoded by the coding sequence GTGGCGCGCGGCGTGAAGATCTTCTTCGACGGCGGCTACCGACCCTCCACCGGCATGGAAACGGCGATCGTCGTCGGCGGCCGCAGCTTCATCCGGCGCGACCATGGGGCGGGCAACAGCATGGCTGCCGAATGGCTCGCCCTGATCGAGGCGATGCGCCACGCCAGCGAGCGGGCTTTGGTCGATCCGGTGCTGCTCGGCGACGCGGCGGCAGTCATCGCGCAGGCAAACGGCACCGCCCGATGTCCGCCATCCTGCGCCGATCATCTGCGGACTTTTCTGGCGCTGCCACGACCACCGGGCCGGGTGCGGATCCGCTACGTAAAACGCAGCCAGAATCTCGCCGGCATTGCTCTCGCCGGGCTGCGCGATCGCTGA